Below is a genomic region from Miscanthus floridulus cultivar M001 chromosome 1, ASM1932011v1, whole genome shotgun sequence.
cggacggcgacaactatcggtgcagaaagtgaccaacacgtaaatatttgtatttttaccgatcagatgtggcctagcactcaataacgcGGGGTTTATACTgtttcaggcaatgtgccctatatCCAGTctaagtcggtcggtgactttatttctgagcctaggtgctcgaagtttgttgtggggttacaaacaagggGGGTAAGATGAGGgtgcaagaggttcggtcggacttgggaccgaagggccgagagagacgggagctcctacgtgcgctaagtatttgagcgtgtgctctatTGGAATCGTTCGAATCGTAGGTAGTTCGAATCGTTCGTGAATCGATCCTCCGGTGGTCGAATCGTCTGTcctccttttggagagagcgtatcccttttatagatgaaggtgacggctttacaagagagagagtgagtgtgagagaaagagagtgtgtgtgttttCTAGTCTCGTTGCCCACGTcgtcgggtacaaggtggttttgtcgacgtctacaacactgttgatgtcaggatgcatgtggtaggctccatcgtgatCTTTTGGTATGGCCAATGTCGGcgtctaccatactgtaggataaatgtcgacgcccacaacactgttggtgttctgacatgtctggaaggttacgGTGCATCCTTCTGACAcggcctgacagtactgtcctacagACGCGCAGGGTACGGTtcttgatattgcggttgactggaacgccctgccttacttgctatGTCCGTTTCCTAGGTCTTCACCGAGTGGGTGTCTccggtcggtcgttccccagTCGGCTATGGCCTCCCGGTCGAagaagagttgtaagcagaggtttggtgtattcTCGGTCGGAGGAGCGGGTCTGAGTCGTAAGCGAGCGCCGTTTATTCTTGGCCAGGctttccggtcagagaggcgggtcaGGGTCgtaagcgagcgtcgttcctcattggccaggccttccgatcaaaGAGGCGGGCCGAGGTCGGAAGCGagtgtcgttcctccttggccaggccttccgatcggagaggcgggccggagtcgaaagcgagcgtcgttcctccttggccaggccttccggtcggagaggcgggccggagtcggaagcgagtcaggatcgcccttctggcctgttgttaggTTTTTTTGGGCTCGCCCAGAAGTtatgcgtcgttcgcaacgtcgtctgccgggccgagcttttgctgggaagcagatcCATGAGGAACCCGGATTTTTGAACCCAACATTTATATTTTATTTTCTTAGCACAATTAATTTTATCTAAAAACTACACCGCCACGCAATGGTGTGAGCAGCTAGACaactaataataatataatatagaTTCCCTCTAAAAAAAATTATGTGTGTCTTATGGGTGTATGTATCATGAGCACAGGCCGAACAACTCCGTGCCAACCTGGCTAATTTCACTAGTGTTAGAGATATAGTAGTTTTAAAATAAATCTTGTATCAATAGTAATTAACTTGCAGAATATCTAGTAGTTTTAAAATATATCTTATATTAGTAGTAATTAACTTGCAGAATGATATATCtctaagaaggatatgctacgATTAAATTTACATAGTGATATATGAAACGGAATATCTCTAAGATTTAATTTATTTGTAGAGAAACATATCAGTAGTAATTATGAACTGGACATCTTCCGGATTCGATCTATCTATAGCATATCTCTCTAGCACAATTAATTCCAGCCAAAAAACAGCAGCCGCAGCACTACTACTACAGATAGCACTGGCTCACGCACAGCGCACCACACCGCTGTCCATCGCACCGGCGAGGTGGCGGGCGAGAGAGGGGCGAGTCCAACGCCCAACGCTCACGAgcaggaagagagagagaaaccGCGGGCCCACAAGACCACCACTGTCCACTGTGGCTGGCCTCTGACACAGCTCACACCTTTGACGAAACGGCAGCCCGGCCGGAGGCCAGCGGCCCAGCCCCACCACCACCCTCCCGAAGGAAAAAAAAATTCGGAGACAAAGAAAAAGTCCAAGCGCAGGACAGGCCTAGGGACGGGCGCGATGGACGGCCGGGATCGCCCCGGGCCCCACCGCCCCTCGCAGCAGTATGTCTAGCACGCCCGGCCCGAGGAAGGAATACGAGACGGAGGGAGAGCGAACACAAAGCGGAATAAAGAAAGGCGGAAAAGCGAGGGCACTGCCTGCGCTGCGCTGCGCTGCGCTCCCCGCTGAGCGAGGGCTGCGCCAGGCCGCCAGCCGCCCTACCagtatttgtttgtttgtttatttatatatataaatcgTCGCTCACTCCACTCTGTCGAGCGCCGGGCTTTGGACTCTCATACCACTCCGCACTTCCGCAGACGGACCACGGGcgggggctgctgctgctcctccttcgCTTGTAGCCAGGCTACCAGCCGAGGGCGAGAGCGTCCCTGTCCTCCTCCAGCAGGCCTCCACCCTCCCCGAGCTCGTCGTCGCCACACCAGGCGAGGCCGGGCTTCGCTCGGCGAGGTTTGCGACCTTcttctcctgctcctcctcctctggtttCGCATGCGCGTACGTGCTCTGCTGCTCCCTCCCCTGCCGATTTGGCGCCGAGCTTTAGCCTTGTGCCCATATCGATGGGGGCGCGAAGCAGCCGATTGCTTGCTGGCTGGCGTAGGGTTTCCTCTCCTTGATATTTTCCAGTGGTTGTCTTTTACGGCGGAGGGGGAGAGGGAGAAGAGCagcagggtggtggtggcggcgatgGCGCCTGGGGTTTTTCTGCTAGCGGCGTCGTGTAGGTCTCAAGTGTTTGTTGGGTTCGCTTGTCATGTTGCCTAGTTTTAGTACTGATTTGGACCATTTAAGCGCCATGTTCCCGTGCTCGAATGCCCAATTTTAGCTTACCCGGTCGCTGAAATGCCGCCTTCATGTGCCTCATCATTGTGGGAATCTGCTGCTACTTTTATATTTATTCAGGCTGCAAATCTAGGGAGGCTTGCAAATCTTTTATGGCATGGAATGATTAGAGCCACCGCTCGCGTATCAACCTGTGTGTCTGTATTTTACTTTTGTGTACGGAGCGGAATGCTTGTGCTGTCACCGCAAGAAATTGCGCTTTGCGGCTGAGGCAGTGGTTTGATTTCAGTGACTCAGTGAGTGATTGTTTGGTTGCAGGGAGGGCGGAGTGGGGCCGTCCATGGAGGGGATGGAGGAGGCCAACAGGACGGCAGTGCAGAGCTGCCACCGGGTGCTGGCGCTCCTCTCCAACCCGCACGGCCAGCTCGTCCCCAGCAAGGACCTCGTGGCCGCCACCGGGGAGGCCGTCGCCAAGTTCGGCTCCCTGACGGCCAAGCTCTCCAACTCCAACACCAACGGCAATGGCCTGCAGCTGCAGGGCCACGCTAGGGTCAGGAAGATCAAGAAGCCCCTGCCCATCTTCGACAGCAACCTCTTCCTCGAGAGCTCTGCGttggccaccgccaccgccgccgccactgtgGCCAAGACGCCCAGCCAGAGCCCGATCACTGGCCTCCAGCTGTTCCCGAGGTACCACCAGATGGAGGGCTCGTCGTCTAAGGATCCTATCAGGATCCCTGCCCAGTTCCCCAAGAGGTTGCTGCTAGAGAACCCGGCTGCCGGTCTGGAGGGGCCGTCGTCCAAGGCCCCTCCGGTCCAGATGGTCCAGCCGGTGTCCGTTGCGCCTCCTGCAGGGACGCCCAGCCCGGCATTGCCCGCCGCTCACCTTCATTTCCTCCAGCAGAACCAGAGCTACCAGAGGTTTCAGCTCATGCACCAGATGAAGATTCAGAATGAGATGATGAAGAGGAGCAATCTTGGTGATCAGGGTGGTAGCTtaagcggtggtggtggtggtggtaagggTGTGAATCTCAAGTTTGACAGCTCGAATTGCACGGCGTCATCGTCTCGCTCGTTCCTTTCGTCTCTGAGCATGGAAGGGAGTCTTGCCAGTTTGGATGGAAGTCGGGCCAGAAGGCCGTTCCAGCTAGTTAGTGGCTCTCAGACATCTAGCACACCAGAGCTGGGCCTGGTGCACAGGAGAACGTGTGCTGGTAGGGAGGATGGGAGTGGTCGGTGCACAACCGGGAGCCGGTGCCATTGTTCAAAGAAAAGGTTGGAATTCTTGGTTATGAACGGATAGCTAACTACTTGcattatgtttttttttatttgtttctaACAATCACCTTTTTGTATGTAATTGCAGGAAGCTAAGGATAAGGAGGTCCATCAAAGTCCCTGCAATAAGCAACAAGATTGCAGACATCCCAGCTGATGAGTTCTCATGGAGGAAGTATGGGCAGAAGCCAATTAAGGGATCCCCACATCCTAGGTACTGAATACTTGTCCATCTGTGACCCTTTAAATCTTTTTGTGTTAATTTGAAGTGTTTGTTACTAGAGTATATGCGGTCCATATATAATGATATCTGCTTATATCGATTTGGTACTTGCTAATTTATAGTGTAGTCGTACCCACTGACTTGATGCTATTTTAGTTGCATACGAGACCACCATTTCTGTTgagtttaaagttagtatttctCCTTTCCGTGTTCTAGAATGCATCATCTCGCATGGTAGCACGCACCACAAAGGATCACTGATATGAAAAATCTGAACAAGTGTTCCCCGACTCTTTAGATGCTGCTTATAGCATTGGCTCATTTGGCTTCTAATCAAGTTATTCAGTTTTGTTTCCTATTTTACAATAAGCATACTGGTCACTGAGCATACATGTGGTTTGAAAGAAACCTGTTCTAATTATGGTAGCACACCTGTTGCAATCCAAGAAAGGTTACAACTGGCTACTGCTTCTGCAACACAGATCACTGTCTTGTACCTTTGTCAAATATGCAGATTACAAATACTCACAAGCTGGCTGCCTTGCAGGGGTTATTACAAGTGTAGCAGCGTGAGAGGGTGCCCCGCGAGGAAGCATGTCGAGAGGTGTGTGGACGACCCCTCGATGCTGATTGTTACCTATGAAGGTGACCACAACCACAACCGAGTTCTAGCCCAGCCAGCCTGATCTTTCAGGCTATCAATTCAAGATCGCTTCTATAGTCACCCTCCTTCCCTAGAGGAAGGGAGGACAACAACATCAAGAAGAAGAGCTTAGTGTCTGTACATATGTTCTGCTTCTAACAGTTGCGGGGAGAGAGTCAGTTAGCTAGCTCTTTCAGAAGAATCAATGGTGACAGAAGGAAACTTATCGCGTCGATGGAGAAAGGGAGAGTTCCTCATCAAATACTTTAGTTTTGTAGTTTCGATTTCTCTTTTGCGTTCATCCTGTGGTTGCAGTGTAGTAACATTGAGCTGCAGTTGTATGTCTGAGAATGGTGTTAGGGGGATTGGATCGGAGAAGAAGGCATAAGGCAGGAAAGTGCCTGTAAAAGTGGCTACACCTAGGAACAGAATGTACAATCGTCTTCAGTGCAGTGGTACAATCTTGTTGACGCAGTGGTTTGGTCTGTCGCGTGTTGTTTGTTTATTAGCGCGATTGTGATGCTGCGATGCATGGGATTGCCGGCTCTGACGGTGCAGCAACCGCAGCGGCATTTGTACTGGCACTGGGACGTCTGCCGTTTGACTGTTTGAGAGGCCGGGTTCCCTGCGGTCTGCGTGTACCCGTCCCGGTGTCTCCACTGTCTGAATCCTGACGATGCTTTCGACAGTATGACATCTTCATGTCGCGGGTTCAGACGTTCTGATTGTGGCCTCGGTGGGCTCAGAGGGGTTCACGGGCCTGCTACTTCTCTGTTGCTAGTgagttttttcatacctttcgtACGCGTGACATGATAGAGATAGACACGTGTGATAGACTGTTGCGGCTGCAACTTCAGCTTCCATAGCTCGTAGCTACAGTAAAGTATGTTTGGAGTTAACAGCCGGATCAGAAATCAACTGCAGCTCCTAGCTACAGTAGAGTCTTATCCGAGAGAGAGAGCTCCTCCAAACTACTCACTCCAAAAATAAATGTCATTGTGTGTTCTGTGCAGATCAAAATTTCTTAAGTATGggtagatttataaaaaatattagcaacatttgtatctctaaataaatttattataaaaatatatttaacgaTTAATataaatatcataaatattgatattcttTACTTCCCTGCGTCTTGGGGATTTTCTTGATGCTGAGGGGAAGGCCGAGATATTTGATTAGGAATGGTTGCAGCTGGCAGCCCAAAATACGCTTAATCTCTTCGATCGAGTATCCGCCTCTAAAAATTGGCATGATGGAGCACATGGCGAGGTTGGTCGCTAGGCCGGCTGCGCATCAAAAAATTTGATCATCACGAAGGGGATCACATCGTCGGCATAAATGCTGCATTGGAATTTGATCATCACCAGCTCCGGTTGCTTGAGAGTACCCTGACCGAGCAAGCCTTGGCAAAGAGCTTGGATAGAACCTCCATTGCGAGAATGAACAGGAGGGGTGATAGAGAGTCTCCTTGGCGCACACCTCTCATGTGATGGATTGGCTTCCCTTGCAGTTCAGGATCACACGAGAAGAAGCGGTGCTGAGCAGCGAGACGATCCAGCTTCGCCAACGTGCGCTGAATCCCATGGCGTCCATGACCCCCAAGAAAGGCCAAGACAGCGAATCGAACGCCTTGGAAATGTCTAGTTGCAGTGGTAGCTTTGGGATTTTCCTTTTGCGTAGGACGCATTGGTACGTCTATGGATGAAGGCGTTCTGATTGCTGGATATTAGCTCGTGCATTCTGAGAGCCAGTCGCTGAGCTAGCAGCTTAGAGACGAGTCTGGCGGAGGTATACCATCGTGATTGGCCTGAAGTCATTTGGGGTTGCCGCGCCTAACTTCTTTGGCACGGGCACGACAAGGCCGTTGTTCAGCTTCCCGAATTCCCTGCCGTCGATGTCTTCCCAGATGACATGCCAGGATATCTTGTAAAAGGCGCTGGTGAAACCGTCAGGCCTGGCTCCCAGAATTTGAACAACATCAATTTGAACACCTATGATTTGAATGAATATATTTCTCTCTTTAAACGACGTCAATTTGAACACCTGCAATTTGAGTGAATATATTTATAACCGCTATGTTACAATGGTTATGTTTCAACTGGGCATAACTGAAATTGTGACTTGTGTGCGTTTGTGACTGTTGTATGGCCTGATGGGGTATTCTATCCCAATCGGCAGATTACTTTCACCGAACTACTCACTTTCGCACAAATGCAAGCCGTTTGTGACTGTTGTGTGCGTCAAATACAGGGATCTGAGTTGTGCCATCACATGCCTAAACCCTACTAACACAGACTTCCGCTGATGCGTGAGTATGTGTGTCTAAGGCTCCACGATTGAGAATGCGAGCTACACACCAAACAATACCGCTAGAAACACCTGGGAGGACTGCCCCATGCCCACATTTCCTTCAGTTGCTTGTGCCCCCCTTGTCTATCAGTTTTGCAGATGAAATTATACGGGCTCTGAAGCATCGGGTCATGCTCATGCAAATCAGGAGTTGTGCTGAACAATAGTTGAAACGGACCAATCATGCTGTGCCACCCGCTGTATTCTGCAAGTGAAGGTAAAAGAAATAGTGAGGCCAAGCATCGTTAGTTCTTGACAGCGTGTAGCCATATAGAAATTCAACTCTGATGAATTAGACTCCAATTGCGGAGGGCACATTGAATTTTATGTGTTCTGTTAAAGCTGTGACTGGTGACCAACTGACCATAAAGCAAGCAGGGTAATGTACCGTAAATCAAAGACCTCAGcactatttcaaaaaaaaaagacctCAGCACTACAACATTGGATAGAGAAATTTTGATTTACTGAACATTTTGTATCTCTATATGGTCGAGTATTTTCTATAGTAAGCATTCAATCAAATAACACCACCACTGCCAGCTAGTAAATTTAGCAAAAGCGAAGTGAATATCTTCAGTTCTGCAGCAAAAAAATTGGCCACAAAAGCTCCAGGACTTCTCCACAGGTGCACAAGAGTTCTGCACACTTTCTCTACTGTCACGCTGCACACCTCTCTAATGGAAGTTTTGCATCAATAAACGCAGGCCCTGAGCCCCTGATCAAAGAATTTGAAAGCCAGGAAGCCACAAATGCATTATTGAGTGGAACACAGAAAACCAGTTTTGTTCATCTTTTCTTTTTCAAAATCTTGAAAGTTCACGTAACAAATTTTGACCATAATGTTTACTACTGCATTGGTTACTAGTCTCACAAAAAAAATTACAGACCTAACCTTGTCCTTTTGTTACTTTAGCAAAAACTGA
It encodes:
- the LOC136476278 gene encoding protein WRKY1; the protein is MEGMEEANRTAVQSCHRVLALLSNPHGQLVPSKDLVAATGEAVAKFGSLTAKLSNSNTNGNGLQLQGHARVRKIKKPLPIFDSNLFLESSALATATAAATVAKTPSQSPITGLQLFPRYHQMEGSSSKDPIRIPAQFPKRLLLENPAAGLEGPSSKAPPVQMVQPVSVAPPAGTPSPALPAAHLHFLQQNQSYQRFQLMHQMKIQNEMMKRSNLGDQGGSLSGGGGGGKGVNLKFDSSNCTASSSRSFLSSLSMEGSLASLDGSRARRPFQLVSGSQTSSTPELGLVHRRTCAGREDGSGRCTTGSRCHCSKKRKLRIRRSIKVPAISNKIADIPADEFSWRKYGQKPIKGSPHPRGYYKCSSVRGCPARKHVERCVDDPSMLIVTYEGDHNHNRVLAQPA